The proteins below come from a single Limosilactobacillus reuteri genomic window:
- a CDS encoding glycosyltransferase family 2 protein yields the protein MDRIAILIPCFNESKTIKKVVEDCLKSVSSIPNSKVYVYDNNSTDNTAELAKKAGAIVRYEHKQGKGNVIRRMFREVNAECYIMIDGDDTYPAEEIPKMANYILKDKYDMVIGDRLSSSYFTENKRAFHGIGNKLVRWSINFFFKNDIKDIMTGYRAFSLEFVKTYPVLSRGFEIETEMSIFAIVNNMAIKNYVIDYRDRPMGSVSKLNTFSDGFRVLRLIFTLYRNHKPFNFYGILSLILMIISIAVFIPRVWIPYRMTGVVANMPTLIICGFCAIAAIISFYSGLTLDAIQRQERREFEFRLQEVRKFF from the coding sequence GTGGATAGAATTGCTATATTAATTCCCTGTTTCAACGAATCAAAAACAATAAAAAAAGTTGTTGAAGATTGCCTGAAAAGTGTTTCGTCAATTCCTAATTCTAAAGTTTACGTATATGATAATAATTCTACAGACAATACGGCAGAACTTGCAAAAAAAGCTGGGGCAATTGTTCGTTATGAACATAAACAAGGTAAAGGAAACGTTATTAGGAGAATGTTTCGCGAAGTTAATGCTGAATGCTATATTATGATTGATGGTGATGATACATATCCAGCTGAAGAAATACCTAAAATGGCTAATTACATTTTAAAAGATAAATATGATATGGTAATTGGTGATCGCCTTAGTTCTAGCTATTTTACTGAAAATAAGCGAGCTTTTCATGGGATCGGTAATAAACTAGTACGATGGAGTATTAATTTTTTCTTTAAAAATGATATCAAGGATATTATGACTGGATATCGGGCTTTTAGTTTGGAGTTTGTCAAGACTTATCCAGTGTTATCACGTGGATTTGAAATTGAAACAGAAATGAGTATTTTTGCTATAGTGAATAATATGGCAATTAAAAACTATGTAATTGATTATCGTGATCGGCCTATGGGAAGCGTCTCAAAGCTAAATACTTTTTCCGATGGATTTAGGGTTCTTAGGTTAATATTTACTTTATACCGGAATCATAAGCCCTTTAATTTCTACGGTATACTATCGTTAATACTGATGATCATATCGATAGCAGTATTTATTCCACGTGTATGGATTCCATATAGGATGACTGGAGTTGTTGCAAACATGCCGACACTTATTATATGTGGCTTTTGCGCAATAGCAGCTATAATCTCTTTTTACAGTGGATTAACACTAGATGCTATTCAACGGCAGGAGAGAAGGGAATTTGAATTTAGATTGCAAGAAGTACGTAAGTTTTTTTAA
- a CDS encoding KxYKxGKxW signal peptide domain-containing protein, which yields MSIHKHYKMYKKGKNWCYMAIATLVVAVGALSVSQGVSADSTVNTTSVIVASQKAQDQTTDVAAEVTPATQSTSETAKQDDQANSTTQTDQQSSATNKSAVAPQAAALQNGWQTDKGSSYYYKDGQKVTGQQTINGRNYYFNAQGQQQKNYFLNQANHTYYFQADGTRLDDGFYNNWGHAYYFQKDGSRLDNGFYNNWGHTYYFGQGGVRLDDGFYNNWGHTYYFQKDGSRLDNGFYNNWGHTYYFGMSIHKHYKMYKKGKNWCYMAIATLVVAVGALSVSQGVSADSTVNTTSVIVASQKAQDQTTDVAAEVTPATQSTSETAKQDDQANSTTQTDQQSSATNKSAVAPQAAALQNGWQTDKGSSYYYKDGQKVTGQQTINGRNYYFNAQGQQQKNYFLNQANHTYYFQADGTRLDDGFYNNWGHAYYFQKDGSRLDNGFYNNWGHTYYFGQGGVRLDDGFYNNWGHTYYFQKDGSRLDNGFYNNWGHTYYFGGDGARWDNRFYNNWGNTYYFGNDGARYTNQTYSNWGHTYWFGNDGALLRNGYVFLNSQDWYAQSDGSLRTAQYFSQFTPINAPEGCSVAALAMLLSTKGKFFNLGYAYNHVPQSGGVYNTGAFSGIIPAGALAWWAYKNIDSSVRDISGKDLSQIASIVATGHPVLYYGFSSFERMYGNRNHAKVIIGESNGYFHVLDPCYWGRGQGAHSMGGNAYDTGADSWRSWGSVASEYNGSAITIY from the coding sequence ATGAGTATTCATAAACATTATAAGATGTATAAGAAGGGAAAGAACTGGTGTTACATGGCAATTGCCACATTGGTAGTAGCAGTTGGTGCTTTATCAGTTTCACAGGGGGTAAGTGCTGATAGTACAGTCAATACCACCAGTGTTATAGTAGCTTCACAAAAGGCACAGGACCAAACGACTGATGTTGCTGCGGAAGTAACACCTGCAACGCAAAGTACAAGTGAAACGGCTAAGCAAGATGATCAGGCTAATTCAACTACTCAAACTGATCAACAATCTTCAGCCACAAATAAGAGTGCTGTGGCTCCGCAAGCAGCCGCTCTACAGAATGGTTGGCAAACAGATAAAGGGAGTAGTTACTACTATAAAGATGGTCAAAAGGTAACTGGTCAACAAACCATTAACGGTAGGAATTATTACTTTAATGCCCAAGGTCAGCAACAAAAGAACTATTTCTTAAACCAAGCTAACCATACTTATTACTTCCAAGCAGATGGTACCCGGTTGGATGATGGCTTCTATAACAATTGGGGTCACGCCTACTACTTCCAAAAAGATGGTTCTCGTTTAGATAATGGCTTTTATAACAATTGGGGTCACACATACTACTTTGGTCAAGGTGGTGTTCGGTTAGACGATGGCTTCTATAATAATTGGGGCCATACTTATTACTTCCAAAAAGATGGTTCTCGTTTAGATAATGGCTTTTATAACAATTGGGGTCACACATACTACTTTGGTATGAGTATTCATAAACATTATAAGATGTATAAGAAGGGAAAGAACTGGTGTTACATGGCAATTGCCACATTGGTAGTAGCAGTTGGTGCTTTATCAGTTTCACAGGGGGTAAGTGCTGATAGTACAGTCAATACCACCAGTGTTATAGTAGCTTCACAAAAGGCACAGGACCAAACGACTGATGTTGCTGCGGAAGTAACACCTGCAACGCAAAGTACAAGTGAAACGGCTAAGCAAGATGATCAGGCTAATTCAACTACTCAAACTGATCAACAATCTTCAGCCACAAATAAGAGTGCTGTGGCTCCGCAAGCAGCCGCTCTACAGAATGGTTGGCAAACAGATAAAGGGAGTAGTTACTACTATAAAGATGGTCAAAAGGTAACTGGTCAACAAACCATTAACGGTAGGAATTATTACTTTAATGCCCAAGGTCAGCAACAAAAGAACTATTTCTTAAACCAAGCTAACCATACTTATTACTTCCAAGCAGATGGTACCCGGTTGGATGATGGCTTCTATAACAATTGGGGTCACGCCTACTACTTCCAAAAAGATGGTTCTCGTTTAGATAATGGCTTTTATAACAATTGGGGTCACACATACTACTTTGGTCAAGGTGGTGTTCGGTTAGACGATGGCTTCTATAATAATTGGGGCCATACTTATTACTTCCAAAAAGATGGTTCTCGTTTAGATAATGGCTTTTATAACAATTGGGGTCACACATACTACTTTGGTGGAGATGGTGCCCGTTGGGATAATCGCTTTTACAATAATTGGGGTAATACTTATTATTTTGGAAATGATGGTGCCCGTTATACTAACCAAACATATAGTAATTGGGGCCATACATATTGGTTTGGAAATGACGGTGCTTTGCTGAGAAATGGTTATGTATTTCTTAACTCACAAGATTGGTATGCTCAATCTGACGGTTCCTTGCGCACAGCTCAATACTTTAGTCAATTTACACCAATCAATGCACCGGAAGGATGCTCAGTAGCTGCATTGGCAATGTTATTAAGTACTAAAGGTAAGTTTTTTAATCTAGGATATGCCTATAACCATGTACCACAGTCTGGCGGTGTGTATAACACTGGTGCCTTTTCAGGTATCATTCCAGCAGGAGCATTAGCATGGTGGGCATATAAAAATATAGATAGTAGTGTACGTGATATTTCTGGTAAGGACTTATCTCAAATTGCTTCTATAGTTGCCACTGGTCATCCGGTATTATATTATGGATTTTCTTCCTTTGAACGGATGTATGGAAATCGTAATCATGCAAAAGTTATAATTGGTGAGTCTAATGGCTATTTCCACGTATTGGATCCATGTTACTGGGGCAGAGGGCAAGGTGCGCATTCAATGGGAGGAAATGCTTATGATACAGGAGCAGATAGTTGGCGTTCGTGGGGGAGCGTTGCTTCTGAATACAATGGAAGTGCTATAACAATTTATTAA